The sequence below is a genomic window from Curtobacterium sp. MCPF17_002.
TCACGGTAGGAGACGTAGTGCACGAGGTCGTGGTCGGTGGCGCCGAACACCTGCGCGTGCTGGGTCCGCCACTGCGCGTAGGACACGATCGGCAGCGCCCACAGGTAGGCGATGCAGGCGAGCTGGTGGTCGAGTTCGTCGAAGACCTCGGGGAGCGTCCCGCGCGGCGGCAGTTCGATCGTCATGTGCACAGTGCACCGCTGCCGGACTCGGTGCGCGTCACCCCGGTCGGGTGAACCGGACCGCCCGGACACGCCCCGGCACCGGGCGTACCGTCACGGCCATGAGCGATCCGAGAGACGACGACGACCTCGGCGACTTCCGCGAGGCCCAGGACACCGACTACACACCGGACCCCACGGTCCACGATCCCGACGACCTGCCCGTGGCCGACGGCGGCGACGACGAGCTGGTGCCGGACGACGACCGGCCGGTCCCGCTCGACGAAGCAGACCCGCGCGACGAGGCAGACCCGCTCGACGGCGCAGACCCCGACGAGGACCCAGCAGGACTCTGAGCGCGAGCCGCACGCCCCTGCTCACACCGGCGTCGACCCGTCCAACCGTGCTTCTTCGGCGTCGTAGCCCGCCCGCACCTGCCGCAGCACCAGGTCGTCGATCTCGTCGGCGTCCCGGAGCCGCAGCAGCGTCGCGGCCTTGTGCTGCACGAGCGCGAGTTCGAGGGCGACGGCGCTGTCGTGCCGCTGCAGCGCCGGGTGGTCGTCGTCCTCCTCCGCGCGCGCCTGGATCACGTCGAGGTGCGCCTCGTAGTCCTTCCGCACGCGCTCGACGGTGGCGCGGTCGGCACCGGTCGACCGGGCGAGCCGGGGGAGGGCGTCGAGCGCCTCCTGGATCGCGGTGCGCTCGGCGTACCGCCGTTCCTCGCCGACGGACTCGTCCTCGGGCAGTGCTGCACGTCGGAGCACGGCCGGCAGCACGAGGGCCTGACCGACGATCGTGACGACGACGACCCCGGCGGTGACGAAGACGATGAGGTCGCGGTCGGGGAACGCCGCACCGGACTCGAGCGCGCGCGGCACAGCGACCGCCATCGCGAGCGACACGGCGCCCCGGAACCCGGCGAACCCGCTCACCAGGCGGTCCCGGTGCCCCTCGCGCGGTGCCCCGCCGGTCCGCCGGGTGACGACCCAGATCGTGCCGCCTGCGGCGTTGAGGAACGCGAACCGGACGAGCACGAGCGTGACCGCCACGGCGGCGATGATCCCGGTCGCGCGGAGGAGTTCGGACGGGTCGAGTGCGCGCGCCGCCACCATCGCCTCGATGCCGACGAGCACGAACAGTGCGCCGTTGAGCAGGAACGTCAGGAAGGACCAGAACGCGCGCACCTGCTGCCGGGTCTCGGCGCGGTCGAGCTTCGGTCCCACCTGGCTCACCACGATGCCGGCAGCGACGACCGCGAGCACCCCGGACGCCCCGATCGCCTCGGCCGCGAGGAACGCGGCGAACGGCACGAGCAACGTCACGAGGTTCTCGAGCACCACGGTGTCGACCCGCCGGAGGACGAGCGTGCCGACCCAGGCGGCCGCGAGACCGGCCGCGACGCCGCCGAGGTAGGACAGGACGAGCATCCCGGAGACGCTCCAGAACGTGAGTTCCTGCGTGCCGACGGTGACCGCGACGGCGATCCCGTAGACGACGAGCGTCGTGCCGTCGTTGACGAGGCTCTCGGCGCGGAGCACGGTGACGTTCCGGCGCGGGAGCATCTTCGTGAGGACGCCGACCGCGGTCGCGTCGGTGGGTGCCACCGCGGCGCCGAGCACCCAGGCCGGACCCCACGGCATGCCGAGCAGGTGGAGCAGCACCGCGACGGCACCGGCGGTGACCACGACGAGCAGGGTGCCCATCAGGACGATGCCGCGCAGGTTCTTCCGGATCTCGCGCAGCGACGTCGTGAGGCTCTCCCAGTAGAGGAGCGCGGGCAGGAACAGCAGCAGGACGGCGTCCGCCGGCAGCTGCACCTCCGAGAACTGCGGGACGAGGGCGAGGCCGGCCCCGAACACGAGCAGCAGCACCGGTGGCGCGACCCGGATCCGGTCGGCGACACCGGCCGTCACGGCGATGGCGAGGCCGAGCACGACCACCAGTTCAGGTCCCAGCACACGCACTCCTCGTTCGACCGACGCTCCAGTCAACGCGCTGCGCGCTGTGCGCGCCCGTCCGGACGCGCCCAGCGGACCGGCGTCGGCCGACCGCGGAGACCGGCGACGGCCCGAGGACGGTGACGACGACGGACTGGAGGCGCGGTGCGGCGCCGCACCGCGCCTCCAGTCCGATGTCGTGCCCACGTCGGGCCGCGGGGCGGCGGGGTGGCCCGGTCAGACCCGCAGGTCGGCGACCGCGACCTCCGCGACACCGTCGACCTCGACGGCGACGCGCTCACCCCAGAACGCGACGAGGCCGCGCACCGCGGCGACCGCCGCGAACGGCGCGGGGTACGACCAGGCGACGTCCTCGACGGAGCCGTCGGCGCGGCGGACGGCCCAGTACTCCGTGGCGTGTCCCTTGTACGGGCACTCGCTGACGGTGTCGGTCGCGACGAGCGTGTCGAACCGGACGTCGGCGCGCGGCACGTACCAGCGGGTCGGCAGGCCGGTCTCGTACACGGCGACCGGGGCCGTCGTGTCGGCGAGCACCCGGTCACCGTCGCGGACGACGACGTGGCGGCTGCTCCGCAGGGCGTCCACCCGGTTGTGCGGGTCGCGGGGGTGCGTGATGACCGGCTCGTCCTCCTCGTACCAGGCGTCGAGGACGCCCGGGGTCCAGGTGACGCCGAGGTACCCGTCGAGTCCGTCGTCGTCCCAGGCCCACGCGACGTGACGGACGACGCGACCCGGCAGCACGAGGTCGTACCACCGGCGGGCCGGACGGACCGGTCGCCACGACCGGCCGGGTGCCGGAGCGTCCTCGGCGACGCGGAGCAGGTCGGTGCGGACGTCGGCGACGGGGATCCCGTACTCCGGGACCTTCTGCGCCGCCTCCCACACGAGGATCGGGGCGACGGTGTCCACGACCGTGACCTCGTCGGTGACCGCGCGGACCCGGCGGCTGCTCGGTTCCCAGGTGACGTGGTCGGGCAGGGGTGGGTGGCGGCGACGGAGCGTGGCTGATTCGACGGGGTGCGACACGGGGGTGATGATGCTCCCCGGACGGCGATCGTGCCGTTCTTGACGTTCCGTGACGAACCGCGGCGTCGCGTTACACGGACACTCGTGCGCTGTCGGCGGTGCGTGTTTCGATCACTCCACTGACGAGGGAGTGCTCCATGACACACGTCGACCGGATCGCCCGCGCGGCCTCGGTGCCGCTGCGGATCGCGGTGTTCTCGCACGGCACGGAAGCACCGCCCGCCGGCCGTGCGTACCGCGACGAGCTCGAGCTGTTCGTCGCCGCGGAACGCCTCGGCTACGACGGCGCCTGGGTGCGCCAGTTCCACTTCCGGCACGACGACGACCCGCGGCGCGGGGGACTGCCGGCACCGTTCGTGTTCTTCGCGGCCCTCGCCGAACGGACGTCCACCCTCCGCCTCGGGCTCGGCGCGGTGACCCTGCCGCACGAGGACCCGGTCCGCGTCGCCGAGGACGCCGCCGTGCTCGACGCGCTGAGCGACGGACGGGTCGAACTCGGCGTCGCGAACGGTGGCGGTCCGGAGACCCTCGACGTCTTCGCGCCGGCACTCGTCGGGGCCGACCACGACACGCGTCGCTCGGCGTTCGACGAGCAGCTCGCACGACTGCTCGGGGCGCTCCGCGGCGAGACACTCGGCACCGGAACCGCACGGCTCAACCCGGACGGCAGTGCACTGCTCGACCGCATCTGGGACGCCACGCTCACCGCGGAGAGCGCCGCGATCGCCGCGGCCCGCGGGCACGGTGTGCTCGTCGGCACCACGCAGACCGTGCCGGCCGAGGTCACGGCGGCGGCGTACCACGAAGCACTGCCGGACGGTGCGACGCCCCGGGTGGCGCTGTCCACCGCGATCTACCCGGCGCGGGACCGGGACACCGCTCTGCGTGAAGCACGCGACGGCATCGAGGCGAAGTACGCGTGGGGGGAGTCCTTCCTGCCGCCCGCGACGACGCTCGCCGAGAAGGCCGCCTCGCTGCAGTTGCACTACGGCACCGCCGAGGACATCGCCGCGTCGATCGCGGCGGCACCGTCGACCCGGTTCGCGACGCAGCTCAACGTGCAGGTCGAGCACGGCTACCCGGACTACGGGCGACGGCGCGAGGCGTTGGCGCTGTTCGCCGAGGACGTGGCACCGCTGATCGGGGCGACCGTCGGGTCCTCGGTGTCCGGGCTGTCGGCGGTGTCCGCATGACCCGCGACGGTGGCCTCGTCCTCGGTGGCATGGTCTTCTACCCCGGCGGCGAGCACGTCACGAGCTGGCGTCTGCCCGGCAGCGAGCCCGACGCCTACCTCGACATCGAGTACTACGCCCGGTTCGCCCAGACGCTCGAGCGCGGCGGGTTCGCCACGCTCTTCATCGCCGACGAGCTGTACGTGTGGGACCGGTTCGAGTCCGGCATCGACCACGTCGTCAACATCCGGACGGAGCCGTTCACCCTGCTCGGTGCCCTGTCGCAGCGGACCGAGCACATCGGACTCGCCGCGACGATCTCGACGACCTACAACGAGCCCTACCACGTCGCCCGGAAGCTGGCCTCGCTCGACCACCTCAGCGAGGGCCGCGCGGCGTGGAACCTCGTCACGAGCGCCTCCGACGAGGAAGCCTGGAACTTCGGCCGCGACGCGAACCTCGACCACGCCGTCCGCTACCGCCGGGGCGCCGAGTTCGTCGACGTCGTGCAGGGACTCTGGGACAGCTGGGACGACGACGCGTTCCTGTACGACCAGTCGTCCGGGTACTTCGCGAAGCGCGAGGGTCTGCACGTGCTCGACCACGAGGGCGAGTTCTTCCGGGTCCGTGGTCCCCTCAACATCGCCCGACCGCCGCAGGCGCACCCCGTGCTGTTCCAGGCCGGCGCGTCCGAGGCGGGTCGGGCCCTCGCCGGTGCCGCCGCCGAGGGCGTCTTCACCCTCTGGCAGGACGGCCTCGCCGAGGCGCAGACGCTCTACGCGGACTACAAGCGCCGGGCCGCCGAGCACG
It includes:
- a CDS encoding Na+/H+ antiporter, with product MLGPELVVVLGLAIAVTAGVADRIRVAPPVLLLVFGAGLALVPQFSEVQLPADAVLLLFLPALLYWESLTTSLREIRKNLRGIVLMGTLLVVVTAGAVAVLLHLLGMPWGPAWVLGAAVAPTDATAVGVLTKMLPRRNVTVLRAESLVNDGTTLVVYGIAVAVTVGTQELTFWSVSGMLVLSYLGGVAAGLAAAWVGTLVLRRVDTVVLENLVTLLVPFAAFLAAEAIGASGVLAVVAAGIVVSQVGPKLDRAETRQQVRAFWSFLTFLLNGALFVLVGIEAMVAARALDPSELLRATGIIAAVAVTLVLVRFAFLNAAGGTIWVVTRRTGGAPREGHRDRLVSGFAGFRGAVSLAMAVAVPRALESGAAFPDRDLIVFVTAGVVVVTIVGQALVLPAVLRRAALPEDESVGEERRYAERTAIQEALDALPRLARSTGADRATVERVRKDYEAHLDVIQARAEEDDDHPALQRHDSAVALELALVQHKAATLLRLRDADEIDDLVLRQVRAGYDAEEARLDGSTPV
- a CDS encoding DUF427 domain-containing protein yields the protein MSHPVESATLRRRHPPLPDHVTWEPSSRRVRAVTDEVTVVDTVAPILVWEAAQKVPEYGIPVADVRTDLLRVAEDAPAPGRSWRPVRPARRWYDLVLPGRVVRHVAWAWDDDGLDGYLGVTWTPGVLDAWYEEDEPVITHPRDPHNRVDALRSSRHVVVRDGDRVLADTTAPVAVYETGLPTRWYVPRADVRFDTLVATDTVSECPYKGHATEYWAVRRADGSVEDVAWSYPAPFAAVAAVRGLVAFWGERVAVEVDGVAEVAVADLRV
- a CDS encoding LLM class flavin-dependent oxidoreductase; translated protein: MTHVDRIARAASVPLRIAVFSHGTEAPPAGRAYRDELELFVAAERLGYDGAWVRQFHFRHDDDPRRGGLPAPFVFFAALAERTSTLRLGLGAVTLPHEDPVRVAEDAAVLDALSDGRVELGVANGGGPETLDVFAPALVGADHDTRRSAFDEQLARLLGALRGETLGTGTARLNPDGSALLDRIWDATLTAESAAIAAARGHGVLVGTTQTVPAEVTAAAYHEALPDGATPRVALSTAIYPARDRDTALREARDGIEAKYAWGESFLPPATTLAEKAASLQLHYGTAEDIAASIAAAPSTRFATQLNVQVEHGYPDYGRRREALALFAEDVAPLIGATVGSSVSGLSAVSA
- a CDS encoding NtaA/DmoA family FMN-dependent monooxygenase (This protein belongs to a clade of FMN-dependent monooxygenases, within a broader family of flavin-dependent oxidoreductases, the luciferase-like monooxygenase (LMM) family, some of whose members use coenzyme F420 rather than FMN.), translating into MTRDGGLVLGGMVFYPGGEHVTSWRLPGSEPDAYLDIEYYARFAQTLERGGFATLFIADELYVWDRFESGIDHVVNIRTEPFTLLGALSQRTEHIGLAATISTTYNEPYHVARKLASLDHLSEGRAAWNLVTSASDEEAWNFGRDANLDHAVRYRRGAEFVDVVQGLWDSWDDDAFLYDQSSGYFAKREGLHVLDHEGEFFRVRGPLNIARPPQAHPVLFQAGASEAGRALAGAAAEGVFTLWQDGLAEAQTLYADYKRRAAEHGRDPSSILVLPAVSPVIGDTEADALRQLDEIEELTPDRVSLDLLSHYLQTDLSDRPLDAPFEHAFDESSVTQSKSVYESIRRIASEATTLREVYRTILRRRFLPGTPEQIADHLTERYEQDAADGFMLAFSSIPVSVDRFVDQVVPELERRGVYDRAYRGTTLREHLGLDRPASRFADTAATEVSA